One genomic region from Populus nigra chromosome 8, ddPopNigr1.1, whole genome shotgun sequence encodes:
- the LOC133701085 gene encoding 3-epi-6-deoxocathasterone 23-monooxygenase CYP90D1-like isoform X1, with the protein MDSLLWILLAIFLSCGSTIIFLYRNSSWFSNSMMTMVMMMIKSSSMYEKTLLPLGALGWPFIGETIDFVSCAYSDRPESFMDKRRRMYGKVFKSHIFGSPTIVSTDAEVSKFILQSDARLFVPSYPKSLTELMGKSSILLINGSLQRRIHGLIGAFFKSPHLKAQITRDMQSYVQESMEKWREDHPIFIQDETKNIAFQVLVKALISLDPGEEMELLKKQFQEFIAGLMSLPLKNIPGSQLYRSLQAKKKMVKLVQKIIKSKRDHGMISMVPKDLVQVLLNDASEQLTDDLIADNMIDMMIPGEDSVPVLMTLAVKYLSDCPPALHQLTEENMKLKSLKAQHGEPMCWSDYLSLPFTQTVITETLRMGNIIIGVMRKAMKDIEIKGYLIPKGWCAFAYFRSVHLDENNYEWPYQFNPWRWQDKDMSNSSFTPFGGGQRLCPGLDLARLEASIFLHHFVTQFRWVAEDDTIVNFPTVRMKRRMPIWVKRRGEN; encoded by the exons ATGGACAGtttattgtggattttgttAGCAATCTTCTTGTCCTGCGGTAGTACCATAATATTTCTGTACAGGAACAGCAGCTGGTTTAGTAATAGTATGATGacgatggtgatgatgatgatcaaaTCATCATCAATGTACGAAAAAACCTTACTTCCTTTAGGCGCTCTTGGATGGCCCTTTATCGGCGAAACCATCGACTTCGTTTCCTGTGCATACTCAGACCGCCCTGAAAGCTTCATGGATAAACGTCGTCGCAT GTATGGGAAGGTGTTCAAATcacatatatttggaagtcctaCAATAGTATCAACAGATGCAGAAGTGAGCAAATTTATACTACAAAGTGATGCAAGGTTGTTCGTTCCTTCTTACCCGAAATCTCTCACTGAGTTGATGGGAAAATCTTCAATTTTACTCATCAATGGGAGCTTACAAAGGAGAATTCATGGACTCATAGGTGCCTTCTTCAAGTCACCTCATCTAAAAGCTCAAATCACTCGAGACATGCAAAGTTATGTTCAAGAATCAATGGAGAAATGGAGAGAAGACCACCCCATTTTCATACAAGATGAAACCAAGAAT ATAGCCTTTCAAGTGTTGGTCAAGGCATTGATTAGTTTGGATCCTGGTGAAGAAATGGAGTTGCTAAAAAAACAGTTCCAAGAATTCATTGCAGGGCTCATGTCTTTACCTTTAAAAAACATTCCTGGAAGCCAACTTTATCGATCATTACAG GCAAAGAAGAAAATGGTGAAGTTAGtgcaaaaaattatcaaatctaAGAGAGATCATGGGATGATTTCAATGGTACCAAAAGATTTAGTGCAAGTGTTGCTTAACGATGCAAGCGAACAACTAACAGATGATTTGATAGCTGATAATATGATCGACATGATGATACCTGGTGAAGATTCAGTCCCAGTCCTTATGACTCTTGCTGTTAAATACCTTTCAGATTGCCCTCCTGCGCTGCACCAATTGACG GAGGAgaacatgaaattgaaaagtctCAAAGCTCAGCATGGGGAGCCAATGTGCTGGAGTGATTATTTATCTCTACCCTTTACGCAAACA GTGATTACAGAAACCCTAAGAATGGGGAACATTATAATTGGGGTGATGAGAAAGGCGATGAAGGACATAGAGATTAAAGGGTATTTGATACCCAAAGGATGGTGTGCTTTTGCATACTTCAGATCAGTTCATCTTGATGAAAACAACTATGAGTGGCCTTACCAATTCAATCCATGGAGGTGGCAA GACAAGGATATGAGCAATAGTAGCTTCACTCCATTTGGAGGAGGACAAAGATTATGTCCTGGACTTGACTTGGCCAGGCTGGAagcttcaattttcttgcaccACTTTGTCACCCAGTTTAG ATGGGTGGCTGAGGACGATACTATTGTAAATTTCCCTACTGTGAGAATGAAGAGAAGAATGCCGATTTGGGTCAAAAGGAGAGGAGAAAATTAA
- the LOC133701085 gene encoding 3-epi-6-deoxocathasterone 23-monooxygenase CYP90D1-like isoform X2 codes for MDSLLWILLAIFLSCGSTIIFLYRNSSWFSNSMMTMVMMMIKSSSMYEKTLLPLGALGWPFIGETIDFVSCAYSDRPESFMDKRRRMYGKVFKSHIFGSPTIVSTDAEVSKFILQSDARLFVPSYPKSLTELMGKSSILLINGSLQRRIHGLIGAFFKSPHLKAQITRDMQSYVQESMEKWREDHPIFIQDETKNAKKKMVKLVQKIIKSKRDHGMISMVPKDLVQVLLNDASEQLTDDLIADNMIDMMIPGEDSVPVLMTLAVKYLSDCPPALHQLTEENMKLKSLKAQHGEPMCWSDYLSLPFTQTVITETLRMGNIIIGVMRKAMKDIEIKGYLIPKGWCAFAYFRSVHLDENNYEWPYQFNPWRWQDKDMSNSSFTPFGGGQRLCPGLDLARLEASIFLHHFVTQFRWVAEDDTIVNFPTVRMKRRMPIWVKRRGEN; via the exons ATGGACAGtttattgtggattttgttAGCAATCTTCTTGTCCTGCGGTAGTACCATAATATTTCTGTACAGGAACAGCAGCTGGTTTAGTAATAGTATGATGacgatggtgatgatgatgatcaaaTCATCATCAATGTACGAAAAAACCTTACTTCCTTTAGGCGCTCTTGGATGGCCCTTTATCGGCGAAACCATCGACTTCGTTTCCTGTGCATACTCAGACCGCCCTGAAAGCTTCATGGATAAACGTCGTCGCAT GTATGGGAAGGTGTTCAAATcacatatatttggaagtcctaCAATAGTATCAACAGATGCAGAAGTGAGCAAATTTATACTACAAAGTGATGCAAGGTTGTTCGTTCCTTCTTACCCGAAATCTCTCACTGAGTTGATGGGAAAATCTTCAATTTTACTCATCAATGGGAGCTTACAAAGGAGAATTCATGGACTCATAGGTGCCTTCTTCAAGTCACCTCATCTAAAAGCTCAAATCACTCGAGACATGCAAAGTTATGTTCAAGAATCAATGGAGAAATGGAGAGAAGACCACCCCATTTTCATACAAGATGAAACCAAGAAT GCAAAGAAGAAAATGGTGAAGTTAGtgcaaaaaattatcaaatctaAGAGAGATCATGGGATGATTTCAATGGTACCAAAAGATTTAGTGCAAGTGTTGCTTAACGATGCAAGCGAACAACTAACAGATGATTTGATAGCTGATAATATGATCGACATGATGATACCTGGTGAAGATTCAGTCCCAGTCCTTATGACTCTTGCTGTTAAATACCTTTCAGATTGCCCTCCTGCGCTGCACCAATTGACG GAGGAgaacatgaaattgaaaagtctCAAAGCTCAGCATGGGGAGCCAATGTGCTGGAGTGATTATTTATCTCTACCCTTTACGCAAACA GTGATTACAGAAACCCTAAGAATGGGGAACATTATAATTGGGGTGATGAGAAAGGCGATGAAGGACATAGAGATTAAAGGGTATTTGATACCCAAAGGATGGTGTGCTTTTGCATACTTCAGATCAGTTCATCTTGATGAAAACAACTATGAGTGGCCTTACCAATTCAATCCATGGAGGTGGCAA GACAAGGATATGAGCAATAGTAGCTTCACTCCATTTGGAGGAGGACAAAGATTATGTCCTGGACTTGACTTGGCCAGGCTGGAagcttcaattttcttgcaccACTTTGTCACCCAGTTTAG ATGGGTGGCTGAGGACGATACTATTGTAAATTTCCCTACTGTGAGAATGAAGAGAAGAATGCCGATTTGGGTCAAAAGGAGAGGAGAAAATTAA